A genomic stretch from Gorilla gorilla gorilla isolate KB3781 chromosome 20, NHGRI_mGorGor1-v2.1_pri, whole genome shotgun sequence includes:
- the LOC115933440 gene encoding killer cell immunoglobulin-like receptor 2DS1 has protein sequence MSLMVISMACVGLFLLQGAWPHMGVHRKPSLLAHPGPLVKSKETVILQCWSDVMFEHFLLHREGMFNDTLHLIGEHHDGVSKANFSIGRMTKDLAGTYRCYGSVTHSPYQLSAPSDPLDIVIIGLYEKPSLSAQPGPTVLAGESVTLSCSSRRSYEMYHLSREGEAHECRLPAVRKVNRTFQADFPLGPATHGGTYRCFGSFRDSPYEWSDSSNPLFVSVAGNPSNSWPSPTEPSTKTGNPRHLHVLIGTSVVKIPFTILLFFLLHRWCSNKKNAAVMDQEHAGNRTVNREDSDEQDPQEVTYA, from the exons ATGTCGCTCATGGTCATCAGCATGGCGTGTGTTG GGTTGTTCTTGCTGCAGGGGGCCTGGCCACACATGG GAGTCCACAGAAAACCTTCCCTCCTGGCCCACCCAGGTCCCCTGGTGAAATCAAAAGAGACAGTCATCCTGCAATGTTGGTCAGATGTCATGTTTGAGCACTTCCTTCTGCACAGAGAGGGGATGTTTAACGACACTTTGCACCTCATTGGAGAGCACCATGATGGGGTCTCCAAGGCCAACTTCTCCATCGGTCGCATGACGAAAGACCTGGCAGGGACCTACAGATGCTACGGTTCTGTTACTCACTCCCCCTATCAGTTATCGGCTCCCAGTGACCCTCTGGACATCGTTATCATAG GTCTATATGAGAAACCTTCTCTCTCAGCCCAGCCGGGCCCCACGGTTCTGGCAGGAGAGAGCGTGACCTTGTCCTGCAGCTCCCGGAGATCCTATGAAATGTACCATCTATCCAGGGAGGGGGAGGCCCATGAATGTAGGCTCCCTGCAGTGCGCAAGGTCAACAGGACATTCCAGGCAGACTTTCCTCTGGGCCCTGCCACCCACGGAGGGACCTACAGATGCTTCGGCTCTTTCCGTGACTCTCCCTACGAGTGGTCAGACTCGAGTAACCCACTGTTTGTTTCTGTCGCAG GAAACCCTTCAAATAGTTGGCCTTCACCCACTGAACCAAGCACCAAAACCG GTAACCCCAGACACCTGCACGTTCTGATTGGGACCTCAGTGGTCAAAATCCCTTTCAccatcctcctcttctttctccttcatcgCTGGTGctccaacaaaaaaa ATGCTGCTGTAATGGACCAAGAGCATGCAGGGAACAGAACAGTGAACAGGGAG GACTCTGATGAACAAGACCCTCAGGAGGTGACATACGCATAA